A region from the Canis lupus baileyi chromosome 27, mCanLup2.hap1, whole genome shotgun sequence genome encodes:
- the NOC4L gene encoding nucleolar complex protein 4 homolog gives MERGPGPDGARRALGCLLEAVLASRGEANAVFDILAVLQSEDSEEIREAVRACGRLFAALLERGELFVGRLPSEDSVLAGSQGATRKYKVWMRHRYHSCCNRLRELLAHSSFEVKELALSTLMRFVQLEGVHPLEKPKWDGCYLFPHQLFKAVVEGLLSLEDDCSLLLSQFREYLEHDDIRYHTMQAATDIVVRVANRYLEVPFTFWNNAFTLLSAVSLPRQECNTSSFYVKHAKLSQTWKVVHLKEHRKAFQLMWLGFLKHELPLGLYKKVLVIMHDSILPHLAQPSLMIDFLTRAYDMGGAISLLALNGLFILIHQHNLEYPDFYRKLYGLLDPSIFHVKYRARFFHLADLFLSSSHLPAYLVAAFAKRLSRLALTAPPEALLMVLPFICNLLRRHPACRVLVHHPLGHELDSDPYDPEEGNPAESRALESSLWELQALQQHYHPEVSQAASVINQALSVSEISIAPLLELTAFEIFERNLKKKCQESVPLQFIPAQGLLGLQDDLCAQHFTLS, from the exons ATGGAGCGGGGCCCCGGCCCGGATGGCGCGCGCCGGGCGCTGGGCTGCCTGCTGGAGGCGGTGCTGGCGAGCCGCGGCGAGGCCAACGCGGTGTTCGACATCCTGGCGGTGTTGCAG TCCGAGGACAGCGAGGAGATCCGGGAGGCGGTGCGCGCGTGCGGCCGTCTGTTCGCGGCGCTGCTGGAGCGGGGGGAGCTGTTCGTGGGCCGGCTGCCGTCGGAGGACTCGGTCCTGGCGG GGTCCCAAGGGGCCACCCGCAAGTACAAGGTGTGGATGAGGCACCGATACCACAGCTGCTGCAACCGCTTGCGGGAGCTCCTGGCCCACTCCTCCTTTGAGGTCAAG GAGCTAGCTCTCAGCACGCTCATGAGGTTTGTGCAGTTGGAAGGAGTTCACCCCCTGGAGAAACCCAAGTGGGACGGCTGCTACTTGTTTCCCCACCAGCTCTTCAAG GCTGTAGTGGAAGGCCTGCTGTCCCTGGAGGACGACTGTTCACTGCTCCTCTCCCAGTTCCGGGAGTACTTGGAACATGACGACATCCGCTACCACACCATGCAGGCGGCCACGGATATTGTGGTCCGTGTCGCCAACAGGTACCTGGAG GTGCCGTTCACTTTTTGGAACAACGCCTTCACGCTGTTGTCTGCCGTGAGCCTCCCCCGCCAGGAGTGCAACACATCTAGCTTCTATGTGAAGCACGCAA AGCTGTCGCAGACATGGAAGGTCGTTCATCTGAAG GAGCACAGAAAGGCCTTCCAGCTGATGTGGCTTGGCTTCCTCAAGCACGAG TTGCCCCTTGGCCTGTACAAGAAGGTGCTGGTGATTATGCATGACTCCATCCTGCCCcacctggcccagcccagcctcaTGATCGACTTCCTGACCCGCGCCTATGACATGG GGGGAGCCATCAGCCTCTTGGCTTTGAATGGACTTTTTATCCTGATTCATCAGCACAACCT CGAGTACCCTGATTTCTACCGGAAGCTCTATGGTCTGTTGGACCCATCTATCTTTCACGTCAAGTACCGGGCCCGGTTCTTCCACTTGGCAGATCTCTTCCTGTCATCTTC CCATCTGCCTGCATACTTGGTGGCTGCCTTTGCCAAGCGCTTGTCCCGCCTGGCCTTGACTGCTCCCCCTGAGGCCCTGCTCATGGTCCTGCCCTTCATCTGCAATTTGCTGCGCCGGCACCCCGCCTGCCGTGTCCTCGTGCACCACCCTCTGGGCCACG AGCTGGACAGTGACCCCTATGACCCTGAAGAAGGCAACCCAGCTGAGAGCCGAGCTCTGGAGAGCTCCTTGTGGGAGCTGCAG GCCCTCCAGCAGCATTACCACCCCGAGGTGTCCCAGGCTGCCAGTGTCATCAACCAGGCATTGTCTGTGTCTGAGATCAGCATCGCACCATTGCTGGAGCTCACGGCATTTGAG ATCTTCGAGCGGAACCTGAAGAAGAAATGCCAAGAGTCAGTGCCGCTGCAGTTCATCCCTGCGCAGGGTTTGTTGGGACTTCAGGATGATCTCTGCGCCCAGCACTTCACACTCAGCTGA
- the DDX51 gene encoding ATP-dependent RNA helicase DDX51 isoform X1: MALFHVARYAGPEAAGAEAEADGRARALLERLQCRARERQRQKQPQRQEAEPTAEAAGRRRRRPRRPRRREGCGAAGSPPEPRGKRRRLDGEAGGAGGAGSGEDAPVDPGGSSPAEGSAPPARGLLLGALGRSRAAKAQPFLPLWLAEPSSVGKSVTEDLVPIEDIPEVHPDMQKKLQAHGISSYFPVQAAVIPTLLESIANGFLVARGGYRPSDLCVSAPTGSGKTLAFVIPVVQALLCRAVCQVRALVVLPTKELAQQVSKVFNIYTDATPLRVALITGQKSLVKEQESLVQKTVDGFRCLADVVVATPGRLVDHIDQTPGFSLQHLRFLIIDEADRMIDSMHQSWLPRVVEAAFPSDVANDPFALLQRRQLQATTAASISCPQMPLQKLLFSATLTQNPEKLQQLGLYQPRLFSTGLAGRGPRDIDRDGESGGKYTFPTGLSHHYVPCSLRTKPLAILHLILERNFSRVLCFTNSRENSHRLFLLVQAFGGVAAAEFSSRCRPGQRKVVLKQFEQGKIQLLISTDAMARGIDVQGVQLVINYDAPQYLRTYVHRVGRTARAGRTGQAFTLLLKVQERRFLQMLAEAGVPKMARHDIHSELLQPLVPRYEEALSQLEQAVKEERRQKVA; encoded by the exons ATGGCGCTCTTCCACGTCGCGCGGTACGCAGGCCCCGAGGCGGCCGGGGCGGAGGCTGAGGCGGACGGCCGGGCGCGCGCGCTGCTGGAGCGGCTGCAGTGCCGCGCCCGAGAGCGGCAGCGGCAAAAGCAGCCCCAGCGGCAGGAGGCCGAGCCGACCGCggaggcggcggggcggcggcggcggcggccgcgcagACCGCGGAGGCGCGAgggctgcggggcggcggggagccCGCCCGAGCCGCGGGGGAAGCGGCGGAGACTGGACGGCGAGGCCGGGGGCGCAGGTGGGGCCGGGAGCGGCGAAGACGCGCCGGTGGACCCGGGTGGAAGTTCTCCCGCGGAGGGTTCGGCGCCCCCAGCCCGCGGCCTGCTGCTCGGGGCCCTCGGGAGGAGCAGGGCGGCCAAG GCCCAACCTTTCCTGCCATTGTGGTTGGCTGAGCCAAGCTCTGTTGGAAAGAGCGTCACAGAAGACTTGGTGCCTATTGAGGACATCCCTGAAGTCCACCCTGACATGCAGAAGAAACTGCAAGCACACGGCATCTCGTCCTACTTTCCAG TCCAGGCAGCAGTGATTCCCACTCTCCTGGAAAGCATAGCCAACGGGTTCCTGGTGGCCAGAGGTGGCTACCGGCCCAGTGACCTTTGTGTTTCTGCCCCGACGGGCAGTGGGAAGACCTTGGCCTTTGTCATTCCTGTGGTACAG gccttgCTATGTCGAGCTGTTTGCCAGGTCCGTGCCTTGGTTGTGCTGCCCACCAAGGAGCTGGCCCAGCAG GTGAGCAAAGTGTTTAACATCTACACAGATGCCACTCCTCTGCGTGTCGCCCTGATCACTGGGCAGAAGTCACTGGTCAAGGAGCAGGAGAGTCTCGTCCAGAAGAC AGTAGACGGCTTCCGCTGCTTGGCTGACGTGGTGGTGGCCACCCCTGGCCGCCTGGTGGACCACATTGACCAGACCCCAGGATTCAGCCTCCAGCATCTCCGCTTCCTG ATCATCGACGAGGCCGACCGGATGATAGACAGCATGCACCAGTCCTGGCTGCCCCGGGTGGTGGAGGCAGCCTTCCCGAGTGATGTTGCCAATGACCCCTTTGCTCTGCTCCAGAGGAGACAACTCCAGGCCACCACTGCTGCCAG TATCTCTTGTCCTCAGATGCCGCTCCAGAAGCTGCTCTTCTCGGCTACCCTGACACAGAATCCTGAGAAGCTGCAGCAACTAGGCCTCTACCAGCCCCGGCTCTTCTCCACAGGGCTAGCAGGCAGGGGCCCCAGAGACATTGACAGGGACGGGGAGTCAGGCGGGAAGTACACCTTTCCTACAGGGCTGTCT CACCACTACGTGCCCTGCAGCCTCCGCACTAAGCCCCTGGCCATCCTGCACCTGATTTTGGAGAGGAATTTCTCAAGGGTCCTTTGTTTTACCAACTCCCGCGAGAACTCTCACAG GCTCTTCCTGCTAGTCCAGGCTTTTGGAGGTGTGGCTGCGGCTGAGTTTTCCTCCCGCTGCAGGCCTGGCCAGAGGAAGGTGGTTTTGAAGCAGTTTGAGCAGGGGAAGATTCAGCT CCTCATCAGCACAGATGCCATGGCTCGAGGTATTGACGTGCAGGGTGTGCAGCTGGTAATCAATTATGACGCCCCCCAGTATCTGCGGACCTACGTGCACCG GGTGGGAAGAACTGCCCGTGCTGGAAGAACCGGACAGGCCTTCACTCTGCTCCTCAAAGTGCAG GAGAGGAGATTCCTCCAGATGCTAGCTGAAGCCGGCGTGCCCAAGATGGCACGGCACGACATCCATAGTGAGCTCCTGCAGCCTCTCGTCCCTCGGTACGAGGAGGCCTTGTCTCAGCTGGAGCAAGCTGTCAAG GAAGAGCGAAGGCAGAAGGTGGCCTAG
- the DDX51 gene encoding ATP-dependent RNA helicase DDX51 isoform X2, producing the protein MALFHVARYAGPEAAGAEAEADGRARALLERLQCRARERQRQKQPQRQEAEPTAEAAGRRRRRPRRPRRREGCGAAGSPPEPRGKRRRLDGEAGGAGGAGSGEDAPVDPGGSSPAEGSAPPARGLLLGALGRSRAAKAQPFLPLWLAEPSSVGKSVTEDLVPIEDIPEVHPDMQKKLQAHGISSYFPVQAAVIPTLLESIANGFLVARGGYRPSDLCVSAPTGSGKTLAFVIPVVQALLCRAVCQVRALVVLPTKELAQQVSKVFNIYTDATPLRVALITGQKSLVKEQESLVQKTVDGFRCLADVVVATPGRLVDHIDQTPGFSLQHLRFLIIDEADRMIDSMHQSWLPRVVEAAFPSDVANDPFALLQRRQLQATTAASISCPQMPLQKLLFSATLTQNPEKLQQLGLYQPRLFSTGLAGRGPRDIDRDGESGGKYTFPTGLSHHYVPCSLRTKPLAILHLILERNFSRVLCFTNSRENSHRLFLLVQAFGGVAAAEFSSRCRPGQRKVVLKQFEQGKIQLVGRTARAGRTGQAFTLLLKVQERRFLQMLAEAGVPKMARHDIHSELLQPLVPRYEEALSQLEQAVKEERRQKVA; encoded by the exons ATGGCGCTCTTCCACGTCGCGCGGTACGCAGGCCCCGAGGCGGCCGGGGCGGAGGCTGAGGCGGACGGCCGGGCGCGCGCGCTGCTGGAGCGGCTGCAGTGCCGCGCCCGAGAGCGGCAGCGGCAAAAGCAGCCCCAGCGGCAGGAGGCCGAGCCGACCGCggaggcggcggggcggcggcggcggcggccgcgcagACCGCGGAGGCGCGAgggctgcggggcggcggggagccCGCCCGAGCCGCGGGGGAAGCGGCGGAGACTGGACGGCGAGGCCGGGGGCGCAGGTGGGGCCGGGAGCGGCGAAGACGCGCCGGTGGACCCGGGTGGAAGTTCTCCCGCGGAGGGTTCGGCGCCCCCAGCCCGCGGCCTGCTGCTCGGGGCCCTCGGGAGGAGCAGGGCGGCCAAG GCCCAACCTTTCCTGCCATTGTGGTTGGCTGAGCCAAGCTCTGTTGGAAAGAGCGTCACAGAAGACTTGGTGCCTATTGAGGACATCCCTGAAGTCCACCCTGACATGCAGAAGAAACTGCAAGCACACGGCATCTCGTCCTACTTTCCAG TCCAGGCAGCAGTGATTCCCACTCTCCTGGAAAGCATAGCCAACGGGTTCCTGGTGGCCAGAGGTGGCTACCGGCCCAGTGACCTTTGTGTTTCTGCCCCGACGGGCAGTGGGAAGACCTTGGCCTTTGTCATTCCTGTGGTACAG gccttgCTATGTCGAGCTGTTTGCCAGGTCCGTGCCTTGGTTGTGCTGCCCACCAAGGAGCTGGCCCAGCAG GTGAGCAAAGTGTTTAACATCTACACAGATGCCACTCCTCTGCGTGTCGCCCTGATCACTGGGCAGAAGTCACTGGTCAAGGAGCAGGAGAGTCTCGTCCAGAAGAC AGTAGACGGCTTCCGCTGCTTGGCTGACGTGGTGGTGGCCACCCCTGGCCGCCTGGTGGACCACATTGACCAGACCCCAGGATTCAGCCTCCAGCATCTCCGCTTCCTG ATCATCGACGAGGCCGACCGGATGATAGACAGCATGCACCAGTCCTGGCTGCCCCGGGTGGTGGAGGCAGCCTTCCCGAGTGATGTTGCCAATGACCCCTTTGCTCTGCTCCAGAGGAGACAACTCCAGGCCACCACTGCTGCCAG TATCTCTTGTCCTCAGATGCCGCTCCAGAAGCTGCTCTTCTCGGCTACCCTGACACAGAATCCTGAGAAGCTGCAGCAACTAGGCCTCTACCAGCCCCGGCTCTTCTCCACAGGGCTAGCAGGCAGGGGCCCCAGAGACATTGACAGGGACGGGGAGTCAGGCGGGAAGTACACCTTTCCTACAGGGCTGTCT CACCACTACGTGCCCTGCAGCCTCCGCACTAAGCCCCTGGCCATCCTGCACCTGATTTTGGAGAGGAATTTCTCAAGGGTCCTTTGTTTTACCAACTCCCGCGAGAACTCTCACAG GCTCTTCCTGCTAGTCCAGGCTTTTGGAGGTGTGGCTGCGGCTGAGTTTTCCTCCCGCTGCAGGCCTGGCCAGAGGAAGGTGGTTTTGAAGCAGTTTGAGCAGGGGAAGATTCAGCT GGTGGGAAGAACTGCCCGTGCTGGAAGAACCGGACAGGCCTTCACTCTGCTCCTCAAAGTGCAG GAGAGGAGATTCCTCCAGATGCTAGCTGAAGCCGGCGTGCCCAAGATGGCACGGCACGACATCCATAGTGAGCTCCTGCAGCCTCTCGTCCCTCGGTACGAGGAGGCCTTGTCTCAGCTGGAGCAAGCTGTCAAG GAAGAGCGAAGGCAGAAGGTGGCCTAG